A single Sorex araneus isolate mSorAra2 chromosome 8, mSorAra2.pri, whole genome shotgun sequence DNA region contains:
- the LOC129406866 gene encoding zinc finger protein 792-like, giving the protein MAAAQLRAPAQQSSVTFEDVTIDFSWEEWDLLGEAQRRLYCDVMLVKLALITSLGKTSESSSFLNQSLSCHYPQKQHCRIHTGERPYEYSECGKSFFVIFGLCQIKTSHWITAL; this is encoded by the exons ATGGCGGCGGCCCAGCTGAGGGCCCCGGCTCAG CAGAGCAGTGTGACCTTTGAAGATGTGACCATAGACTTCTCCTGGGAGGAATGGGATCTGCTTGGTGAGGCTCAGAGACGCTTGTACTGTGACGTCATGCTGGTGAAGTTGGCACTTATTACCTCCCTGGGTAAGACCTCAGAATCTTCTAGTTTTCTGAACCAGTCCCTGTCCTGTCATTATCCCCAGAAACAA CATTGCAGAATCCACACTGGAGAAAGGCCTTATGAGTACAGTGAATGTGGGAaatctttttttgtaatttttggaCTCTGTCAGATCAAGACATCACACTGGATTACGGCCTTATGA